One Glycine max cultivar Williams 82 chromosome 8, Glycine_max_v4.0, whole genome shotgun sequence genomic window, gaacctaaaaactttaaggaagctattatagatgaccattggatagtagctatgcaagaagaattaaatcaatttgaaagaaatgatgtatgtGAATTAGTAGGAAAAACCTTTagattatccaatcataggaactaagtgggtatttagaaataaattggatgaaaatggtatagtaattagaaataaagctagaattgtagcaaaaggatataaccaagaagaagatatagactatgaagaaacttttgcacctatagctagattagaagccattaggatgctattagcatatgcatctattatgaattttaaactacatcaaatggatgtcaagagtgctttcttaaatggtctaattcaagaggaggtatatgtggaacaacatcctgggtttgaagactcacaaaaattagaCCATGTCTATAGAATAAAGAAGACACTTTATGGCTTAAAATAAGCACCTAGGGCtaggtatgaaagattaagtaaattcctgttagaaaagaatttcactcgagggaaagtagataccaccttattcataaaaaagaaggataatgatatcttgttggtacaaatttatgttgatgatataatttttggatctactaatgaatctttgtgcaaggagttttctattgatatgcaaagtgagtttgagatgtctatgatgggtgagttaaattactttcttggactacaaatcaaacaaacaaacgatgggatctttgtcaaccaagcaaagtattgcaaagaactcattaagagatttggaagtgaaaactcaaaacacttggctacccCTATGAACACCAGCTGttatcttgacaaagatgaatccgGTCAACCTGCTGATCCAAAgcaatacagaggtatgattggatctctactttacttattTGCAAGTAGGccatatattatgtttagtgtatgcatgtgtgcaagatttcaatcaaatccaaagttttcacatttaatggcagtaaaaagaatcataagatatctattaggaacagttaatttaggattatggtaccctaagaattctttatgcaatctagtaggatactcagattcggattttgctggatcaaaaacagataggaaaagtactagtggcacatgtcaattcatagggtctgcTCTTGTTTCATGgaatagcaagaaacaaaatagtgtagcattatccatagcagaagcagaatatatttctgctggtagttgttgtgcacatattctgtggatgaaacaacaactatctgattatggaatagtattagatcacatttccataaaatgtgataacacaagtgccataaacatatctaaaaatccagttcttcactctagaaccaagcatatagaaattaggcatcattttattagagatcatgttctaaaaggtgatgttgttttagaatttgtagacactaaaaatcaacttgcagacattttcacaaaaccactaagtAAAGGTACCTTCTACAACATTATaagagaattaggactgctagatgctagtgacttatccaaataatctatattattatgacatttgaacaatttagtatttctttatttgcatggtatgattgaacaattatgaattatgttatatgactatgtggGTTTTAtattcatgtttcttgcttcatgattggtttatatTCTTCCATGATTGCCTTGTGAATGATTAGTAGTATATGTATGTTTCATActtgttacgcactttggctttttgttgatgccaaagggggagagaaatagggattaaatcaagaactcacataagtaattaacttaatttcaaatgaagcataaactcaaaaacaaagggggagaatggaaatttatgtgagtgatcgactaggaaaaagtgtgtgtatgtgtttcttgatttcagagttgtcattatcaaaaagggggagattgtagaagcaagcttcatgatgaatcaagattgattcaaggaattttgatgataacaaagatgatgacaaaaagctcaaaagtcaagatcacttcatgataagaaagatgatgacattcaagaatgagttcaagattgagtcaagaacacttcaaggatcaagaggaaatttgatttcaagaatcaagaataaagattcaagaataatcaagatcaagattcaagactcaaagattcaagaatcaagagaagacttaatcaagataagtattaaaaagtttttcaaaacattgaatagcataagaagttttttacaaaatcattaccaaagagttttactctctggtaatcgattaccagattatagtaatcgattaccagtggttttaaaacgttaagattttcaaaattcaaaatgaagagtcacatctgttgatgtgtaatcgattacacctttatcgtaatcgattaccagtgactattttcgaaaaattcatttccaaaagtcacatttcttcaagtgacttgtttctaaagattctttcaaaagtcataactttttaagtacttagttttaaaggaattgccaagagttacaagttttgacttgagtcatcaagaaactataaatatgtgacattGGCATGAAACATTTTAACAATCTCATTCAGATCTATCATCTCTTTCAAccattctatctttcaatctatctttcaatatcttctttcatttctttcagaactttcttatttcatcttctcttcatctttctaaaattttttgttcaaaaatttttcttccaagaaaagttctttgttcaaaaacttgtgcaattcatctttttcattcccttctccctttgccaaaaagaattcgccaaggactaacctcatgaattctttttgtgtctctcttctcccttttccaaaagaacgaaggactaaccgcctaaattcttttgtgtctcccttctcccttgtcaaagaattcaaaatgacacattctgagaattcttttgattcttccctttcccataaacaaaagatttcaaaggactaaccgcctgagaattcttttgtttccccattcacaaagtttcaaaggactaaccgcctgagaactttgtcttaacacattggagggtacatcctttgtggtacaagtagaggatacatctacttgggttgctgactgagaacaagggagggtacatctcttgtggatcagttctagtggagggtaaatccactaggttgttcaaagagaacaagggagagtgcattccttgtggatctttgcttgtaaaaggatttttacaaggttgaaaagaaatctcaaggaccgcaggtcgcttggggactggatgtaggcacggattgttgctgaaccaatataaaactcttgtgtgtttgtctccttcttccctactcttttaatttccgctgtgcactttaattattgtttttacttttggtaatattaagaaggatatatttttaattagtaaaggttcgttaataattaattcaaccctcccttcttaattatttcgaggccacttaaTCCAACAGTATAAGATGTCAGTGGAGCTTCACTGGTCGATGAGGACCTTGGAAACCATGAAGTTGGCGATTATGATGGAAGCAACCATAGGGTCATCTTAGTTGATGGGGTTGATACCCTTGAAGTCTCTATTAGTGAAAGTGATAGGAAGATGACTTCGTGGGGATGGTGTATTGACATAGTTGATGTCGATGTCCCGGATGGCGTAGAGGTGGCGCTTGTAGGACTGGCTGGGTTGTCCTCCATAAGAATATCCACCTGCAATGATATTGATTACACCTCTAATTTGTTCTGCTAGCTCTTGCTTATGTGGAGGTTGTCGATCACGTCTTTGTTGGTTTTGTCTCTATCATCCTCGATCTTTTGCTCTGTCTCTTATTTTGTCCACATTGTGATTCCTATGTTGATCCTCTTGGTGTCCTCCGAGTCTTACTCCTACTTGGTGGTTGTCTGACCTCTAAACGAACTGGGCTAGATATGagttcttctattttgtccttGAGGGTCACACAAACTTTTGTGTTATGACCAGTACCGTGATGGTACATGCAGTATTTGGTCGCATCTAACCCTATCCTAGAAGGACGCAGTGGAGGTAGCTTGATGGGTacctccaagttgaaagttccCTCCAGGATTGTAGTGTGATTGGTCGTTAGGGGTGTGTAGTAGTCGTACTTGGCCCCTTTTGAGAGAGGTTGGCGCTTGTCCAGCTTGTGCCTCTTGTTCGACTTGTATAAGTTGGTCTTGGTGTTCCCTTCTCACTTATCACGCTTTTGTCCAACTTGTCTGACTTTGTTCCTGAACTTGAACATCTCTTCCATCTGGATGTAGCCTTTGGCTCGTTCACGCAACTCGTCCATGGTACTATGTGGTTTTTGTATATGTTGTCCGCAAACTTGCTAAACCTTAAAGCGAAGAGCATAAGGTGCAATGTTACCTCTAGGTTTAGATTACGAATTTGAACGGCAATGCGTTCAAACCTATCCATGAACTTTTGGAGAGATTCATCATCTACTTGTCACAGAATGGCCAGAGCAGCTGAGGTCATGCAATTTGACCAGTTGATTGTGTATTGCGCACTGAAGTGCTCTACCAGAGTGTCGAAGCTATCGATGGATCTCGATGGAAGTCCACCGTACTGGGTCAATGGTGTTCCTTTGAGGGACGTTGAGAAGACACAACACATGATCACATCAACATTGGTGTATAGATTGACCTGGGTGAGGAAAGCATCTAAATGCTCATTTGGATCGGTAGTTCATCATACCGCTCTAGGTTGAGTGGTTTCCAATCTAGGGGTATGTCGGGTTCCATGATGTGGTTGACAAAAGGGTGTCAACGAGTAGTCCACCCTGCTGGACAATGTATATGGGATAGACTTGGATCATCTTGAGTGTTGACTGTGTGTTGAGGGTGTGATTCCCTTTGAGTGTGCTCAGACAATGTGTGAGCAGATTACTCGTCGCCTAGGGGGCGTCTAAAATGAGCCTCCATCTCCACAATGCAGTTTTGGAGTTGTTGGAGAGTGTATGTGTTTAAGAAGACCGGAGCCATTGAAAGGGGTCTCAGATCTGAGGCCAGACTGAGTACTAACCCTGGGTGCGAAAAGAGAGATAACGAGAGATCGTGGGGTATGTTTTACCGCAGCCCCACGGTGGGCGCCAaatgtacttaccaaaatctAGAACAGGTGCACGTCAGGATGGAAGTGGACGAGGTGGGCTCCAAGACTTCGTACGTCGGACAGAGAGAGGCCTTTGTTATAAGGGCAAGATGGGGGACTTGTAAAACAAAGAACTCAAACGCTCAAGTAAGTATATGAGTTAAGAGAATAAGAGAGAGACAGTATATGAATGTATCCACAAGAATGTttatttgtgtgtttgtgtgtgttgaGGGTTCGAGGGAACCTGGTATTTATAGAGTGGAATGGAGTTATGAGTCCTTATTTGTAGGGGTTGTTATAGCCCTTGCAGGTAATAGCCAGTAGCTTATAGATAAGGTTAAAGATAATATATaccttaaagataaaaactagtaGATAATTTAGTACTTACAGATAATGTGTAGCTTAGAGATAATTGTTAGTAGATAATGTGTGACTTTGTAGATAATTGAATACCTATCAAGAGATAGAAGATgacaatatattcaaataataagagGTTAGAGATCACCTGTCGGTTGGAGAGCCCGACTGCTAAGGGCTAGACGTTTGTACTCCTGTATCAGGGCTGACATGGAAGGCTGACATGTGTCTCAAAGTGTCACGTAAGATGCCACGTGTATTTTGTGGACCCTAGACAGTACAGTTGGAATAGACGATAATAAACATGCATTGGTTTTGTGAAGCATTTAAGACCAAATTAATGCTCTATTCGTTTGATCCTCTATGCAGGGAATGTTTGAATATTCTTTCTAGGATATGTCAAAGTGAAGAAAGTAAGAGAAAAGTCAAGAATTAGCTCTCCTTCCACATAAAAAGACATGTCATTATTGTGTGTAGAGTTATTCTGAGCAAAAGGTGATTTGACCTCTGAAGTCGGATTCAGAGTGCTCATCAAGGGAGATAACTAGAGTGTTTTGTGAGTTTGGAGTGACTAGAagttaaaaatcatttattgtTGAATTAAATGCTCCAATGGACACCCAACTTCAGACAATATGGTCAAGACGCAAAATAAAAACCATATAGAGATAAGAATTATCTGCTACTAAAGCCTGTAAATACCAGAGTATTTAAAGTGGTAAAGGCATGAATTTTGAACATAGCATTCTCTCTTACCTTTAAACTCTATGtattcaaaattttcttaagTTTTAAAGCTTTTAAACAACCTTGAAAGTCCTAAGAGAAAAATACAATGTGTTTAACTTGTATATTTGTCTGTAAGACGACAGCCTTACTTGTATGCATCCAACCTTAAACAAATATGTTGATTTGTTTTAGATCCAGAATTAGCTTGATAGGAAACAATACTTGGATTTTAAGCTTGGAGAAACTTTTGTAAATCTATTGTGTAGAGGTAGAAGTGATAGTGAAAAGTACTTGTGGCGGGCGAGTAATAAGGTGCaggtggatcttcaagaagaaaTTTGGATCGTCCACTGAAGAAGTCATCCATTATAAAGCACGCCTGGTAGCTAAAGGTTACAGTTAAAAGGAAGGAGTGAACTACAATGAGATATTCTCTCTAGTAGTTCAACATTCCTTCATACATATTTTGTTGGCCCTAGTGGCAACTCTGGACATGGAATTAAAGCAACTCGATGTCAAAACTTTCTTTCTCCATGGAAAACTAGAGGAGGACATATTAATGCAACAACTTGAAGGTTTTAAGGTGGAAGGAAATGAAATTTTAGTTTGTAGATTGAAGAGGTCTCTTTCTGGGAGGAAGCAAACTCCAAGGCAATGGTACAAGAGATTCAATGAGTTCATTGTCTCTCATGGGTACATCAAAAGTCCCTATGACTCATGTGTTTATCATAGCAAGGTGGAGGATGGTTCCCGCATTTATCTACTGCTCTATATGGACAACATGCTCATAGCCTCTCAAAATTTGTTGGCAATTCAAAAGTTGAAGTCACTACTCAGCAGTGAATTTAAGATGAAGGACATGAGAGTTGTTGAAAAGATTTTAGGCATGGAGATCAAGAGGGATTGAGTCCAGAAGAAACTTTTTTGTGTCCTAAGGAATACATTCAGAAAGTGCTGAATTATTTTAGGATGACATCCACAAACCCATATGTACTCCTCTGACACTGTCCATTTGTCTATCCGAATTCAATACTACTCAGTCAGAATCAAAGAAGGAATATATGTCTCATGTTTCTTATGCAAGTGTTGTAGGTAGTCTCATGTATATTATGATATGCACCAAACCAGACCTAGCACAAATAGTAAGTGTTGTGAGTAGTTATATGGGTAATCCTGGGAAGGAACATTAGAAAGCTGTGAAGCGTATATTCAAGTACCTTAAGGGTACCACTGATATTGGACTTGTCTACCATGGAGACATGTCATGTGCTTTATCTAGTTACTCAAATTCTAACCTTGCTGCAAACTTGGATGCAAGGAGATCTGTGACAGGATACACATTCACAATTGGCAACTCTCTTGCCAATTGGAAGGCAACACTTCAGTCCATAATGGCTTTATCCACTACAGAGGTAGAGTATGCGACTCTGTTAGAAGCAACAAAGGAAGGGATTTGGTTGAAGGGTTTGGTTAGCAATTTTGGGTTTCCATAGGAAAAAGACTATCATTTTCTACGACAGTCTGAGTGTAATCTATTTAGTCAAGGATCAAGTCCATCATGAGAGGACTAAGCACATTGACATCGTATACCACTTCATTCGTATTGAGAAGAGGGTCCATGTTCAGAAAGTTGATACAAGGGAGAATCCAGCTGATATGTTCATGAAGCTTGTTCCAAGAAGAAAGTTCATGTATTGTCTAGATTTACTTGACATAGATTGTTGGAAATGAATTGAGTTACTCATATTTCAGAAATGTTATTGAACCAAGGTGGAGATTGTTAATTGTTGGACAATGGACGATAAAGATAGGGTGGACAACAACATTGGTTGTCTGGTCCAGTACTTTTGTCTTCTGTATTGGTCATCCAATCATTTGTAATTTAATGGAGCATCTAGTCACGTAGAAGGGAGCGTTTAGTCTAGTAGTTCATTAACATAGGCTGTGTCATAACTAtaagtaatttttgtttttcttattaacCATTTTTTATTAGACAGTTAGTTGTTGTCTCCTTTATAAAGAGCTTTGTATTATGGGTTTAGTGAGTTTCATAGCGCTTTGAATCCCCttcattgtaaattttgttattcacaATAAACTTAACAATTTGTGTGATATCTCTTCTACTTCTATCATTTAAACTTCCCTATCTGAATATAATTTCTCAAATCTTTCCTAACAAGTTAAAATGACAAAATGTAAAGtgcttcaaaatataaattggaACTAGAcacaaaattaacataaaagttGATAGAAAGTAAACAATAAGTCAATAAGAGTTCAGAGAAAAAATGGTGATTGGAAAAAGTATAGAGTTTAAAGAAGAGATGTAGAACAAGAGAAATACATGAAACTTAAACTGATCAAAGAGAAACAATTACAAAAATCGTAAATTCCGTTAAAGAATGGGTtcaaacatacatttttcttggTAACCGATAGCCATTTCCTTTGTGCAGTGTGTTGGTATAAAGGTTTTTGGGTGATTTTTGTAACCAAGGAAAAATGACCACCATTGTgcctatttataatttaatttgactCAACGGTCGATTTACAAGATTCGTATAAGTGTACAACTTATTCAAATTAACTATCTGTGATGTTGATACTTGTATCTTCGTGTTCTCTGTCGGAAAACCATTGATAATTGTCTTTGTGCACTTAATCAAAACAACTTGCCTTCGATGATTCTTTCTTCACTTTTTCAAGGAGTATATAAATTCAATAACTTGTCTTTAGAAATAATTCTTGTCTTCcaagttttgttttcttcaACTTACCATCGAACCTCATAAGCCTATAGCCTTTTTGATTGATAATCGAACATAACTTATGTATTATCTTCTTCAACTCCATTCGATCTCAATAGACTTTCGAAGTTCTATACTTAGAAAACTTACACCACTAATAGAAACctaatgaaaaagagaaaaaaaaatgcaattggCTGGCCCAAATCACAATATGATGGATTTGTTTTATAGCAACAAATTTTGTTGCAACAAACAGGATgggaaaaaaaaagtctaattCATTTTGGTTAAAGAAAAATTTCCTTCTAATTTATGTAAATGATTTCATTCAACCCATGGTTGAGAACTAGTGATTGGTTTCGTCTATAAAGATCTTGGATTTTCtcaaaatgatcaaattatatCTAGTTTTGTTTCCACTTGTCTAATCattttagatataattttaaaatattaatttttttgttatttaaattgtgCATCTCCATCACTTGTACTTGTAATGATTTATCATTCAATGAATGATAAACTCAAAAAAGTGATTGACTTatccaattttaatttaaagttttttagcaaaaaagaaaataactttatatatatatatatatatatatatatatatatatatatatatattaacaaaaataataatattgaatctagaattttatacagattattaaaaatcattattattaggTTGACTCTAATACTTTATTTGGATGAGAAATGAAATAGagtagaaaacaaaatgaaagaaaataaattagaatgataaaattagaaaagataTGTTGTTTAGATGCATAGAAATACCATGAAAGGAAGTGAGAAAATTTCTTTTTGCTTGTTTAgatgaataaaagaaaatgaaaaaaataaatgaattatgtaaaaatatattctataataattagaaaatatatttttaatctaatatttttttagcataatatatttattattttaaaatttatactataattataaattaaacaaaaaatgaaaaaaatataacaactcCCTCCTATTATATTCCAATTTAGAGCAGAAATATTTTCTAAGTAAATCTCACagaaatttttttcatctaaaaaacactaaaaattaatatatatatatatatatatatatatatatatatatatatatatatatatatatatatatatatatatatatatattatctctcTATCATATAATTCATTTTTCACTCTATTTTCATCAAAACAAACAAAGGATGATAAATTACCGTttcagaattattattttttaatcagctACCCTTcagaattaattatgaaatataCGACCTTATTTATTGACACGGAGTATATCTTTCTTAAGCCTAGACAAAAGTTTTTAAGCTAATAGGAATCATAAGACTATGAACATTAATCCTCACCCTCGTCAGCAAACCGATTAGCATGTCAAAACTTTCGAAGGAAAAAATCACAtgttaatcaattttattttctgtagATTTGATGGACATCCACTAAGatatgaattattaaaaaatctcccatataaaattattgtattaaGGGCGAAATTGATTTTCAAGTGGCTCAATGACTTGATGGAAGACCATAAGTCTTTAGTGCCCCTGCAATATGATGCCATCAAGTTTCCGCAAGATCCTCTTTTTCATATGGTGAGAGAGCCAAATAGGTCTCCCACCATGAGAAAGTAATATACACCCttagatttattaattatttacttaatggttgggattgttttttattcttttttttccctttctacCCTGAGCTCTTCCCGGTGAGGGTCGAAATCGAAGAAGATCTGCATCTTGCAGAGACAACaaccacataaaaaaaaaaaaatcagaataaaAAACCATGATGGAATTAAACAATTTCCGATTGAACCAAGTAATTTTCAAGAACCAAACTGAAGAATTTCATGAAAACCCCATAATCCCTATCTCTCAGATCTGAGTTTTAcgatatttttgttttgcaagCACCGAAACTTCGCCCTCAAACAACGTGAAGTTAAAGCTCCTTCAACCGCATAATCCACCGTTGTCGCGGGTCTCCGGTGGTAAAGAAGGAACCAAAAAAGAAACCAGAAAAGAGAGAGGACtagaaagggaaaagaaaaaagaaaataaaaaatcttatccATTGATTAAACGATTAATATATCTAACGGTGTATATTTATCTTCGCATTCTGGGAGACATACTTGACCTCCCTTTAGCCAGCGTCTATAACATTAAGACAAGATATATGCGGTTACTTGTTAAGTAGTTGGAAGTTCCTTCCCAAACCTCAGTTAAAACATAACATGTTAGATTTTTAttacaagttatttttttaaaatggtcaATCAATTGGCCAAACAATCTGCTAAGTATCGGCAAATGTCGCATTAAATTTGatatgctttattttattttattttattttgcaaaagtctgtttcaataaaaatttcaggtcttcatagaaaaaaaatcaggtctagaatcattaaataataattatatatgtctaatttttatatgtttaatcTTAAATTGTTTGCTTGAGATTATTAGACtgattaataacattaatattatcaaataaaaaaagttgatattttaattaagtatatagaaaaaaaaagacataaatatattttagatccTCAGCGAATTTTAATTTGGATtcctgaaaatatatttttctttgtggtctatttttaatatattaaaatttttattttagatattaTGATTTCTCCTTTAAATGACGACATgtcagttaaattttttaaaaatggtttcTGATGATTCAAAAATTGTCATGcactatatattttaaaaattatattatattttttttcggtcaaaaagttgttagaaataatttatgcataaaaaagaaacaaattcgGGGACCCcatgtaatgatcaattttaaGTATCCCAAACAACATAAACCCTTCTTTTCTACATATACAAGATCTCCACAttcaattaaatcaaaataaattgataaaaaaaattaaatcaaaataaaaacacaacataaactattcttaaaatttagatCCAAAAAGCACCCATAATTGACAAAATAGCCAAGTTTTAACTCCATATTCAAGatcttaaaaacaaaagctAGATCTCGCGATGGTTGTGCTGAACCAAAAAGGGAGAAGTGAAAAAGGAACAACGAGAACGGGGGAGACAAAGGAAATGGGTTTGGCAGTGAAGTTGAATTTGGGGCTCATGTCGCACTTGAGATGTTTGGAGGCAGTGCAAGAAGAGGGTTAGGATTACGCTTATGCAAATACATGGGTCTGATTCCTTCTTCTCCGTCAGATTTGCGACTAAGGTTCACTAGCtttgcatcttcctcttcaacGACTTTACGATCCGCCCAGAGAATGCACTTGCCCTTCATGTTTTGCGGCGCCCTCACAGTTGCATGCCCCTCTGCTACAGTCACCCTTGCTTGGCCAGGGCCCGACGCCGGCAGCCCGCTATAGTTGACGCCGAACATGCTCACCAACAACCAtatctataattttattgttgggACAAGGGGAGatagatattaatttattttataatatgtgTTATAATAattcacttatttatttttctattacacatattattcatttttttttcttgcttgaATTAATTCTAGTAATGTTTAGACTGCCCGAAagtgtaatttaaattttgaaattaatagtGACGATTTTTTagctataaaaaattacatttttaaaaatttaccaGGTATATCATTACTTAACACATCAGAtatcaaaaacaatttttttaataaatcagaaatccaacacaaataaaaaagttaatagcAACCTAAATCAAAATTCATTACTTTATTTGAGATTTCAGACATatttaagcataaaaaatagatattttactCATAAAAATGTGGGCAACAACTTGTACCAAACACATTTCATAAAAATGTGGGCAACAACTTGTaccaaacacattttattttagcTTGAGAgagtccaatttttttttttattgggtaAATAGATTAGATTTGTTTTCAATTGATACCTTTCTTTCTTGGTGCTTTTTCTATGAACTTTGTTTAGCATAGGTAGTATCATAATATTTTGTTGAtctaaaataacttatttgCTTTTATAATATACCTAACTCAACAATACAAAGAATAtatctaaatattattttaacaactTTAAAATGAGGTTATCTAAGATCAAATTAAAACTATTACAAGTTAAGCTAAAGCTAAATTGAACCCAATTTGTTGGCATATCTagactttttcttttatatcattttagtttttttttcaaacaaaatacCAAAATGGGTGGTTAAACAAACTATTTACCAAAATGAGTTTTGTTCACCAGGTAGGATGCGGGAGGCACCATCTTGTGTAAAAGAGTATTTtattacatcggttatttttacaattgttgTAGAAAAGCACTTctttacattgttttttttttcaactaatgcaaaaaaataaaaaatactcttTTACATCAGTTATAAAAATAACCGATATAAATATCATTGCGCCACACAAGATAGTGCCTCCTGCA contains:
- the LOC113002329 gene encoding uncharacterized protein, with amino-acid sequence MQFWSCWRVYVFKKTGAIERGLRSEARLSTNPGCEKRDNERSWGMFYRSPTVGAKCTYQNLEQVHVRMEVDEVGSKTSYVGQREAFVIRARWGTCKTKNSNAQKAVKRIFKYLKGTTDIGLVYHGDMSCALSSYSNSNLAANLDARRSVTGYTFTIGNSLANWKATLQSIMALSTTEVEYATLLEATKEGIWLKGLVSNFGFP